The window TTATGTCGGTGACGATGCGCTTGAAGGGGATGAGGCATCAAAGCGGATTGTTGAATTTGATCCTCATAAACTGGCCATTGTCTCCCTTGCAGAGCAATTTTCAGAAAACCCGCGCATCGCTCAATTTAAAAAATTCATTCAAAGTTGGTATCTGAGCTATTTCACGCCGGATTCAGCAAGAAAAATTCCCCAGGCCGGCGTGCAAAAACACCTGAACCTTCATGGCGATAATATCGGTAATGTTGTCCAGTATATGGAGCGAAATCATCCTATTGTTTTTAAACGAATTCTTGAAGAAATATCAAAAAAAATACCTGGTATCGGCACCATAGAGCCATACAGAGACAGAATCACCAACAACCTTTATCTTCTTTTCAAGGATAAAGGCTTTGCCAAACCATTTACCCAGCAGCAAATGTCCGACGGAACATTAAAGATGTTCAGCTACTTGCTGTTGCTGAATGACCAGGAACCAGCCCCATTTATCTGTATAGAAGAGCCGGAAAACGGATTGTATCATAAATTATTGGAGACTCTGGCCCGTGAGTTCAGAGGGCACGCCACAGGCAGAAAAGGTGCTTCACAAATATTCATAACCACACACCAGCCATATTTTGTAGATGCTCTGGAACCGCACGAAGTATGGATCCTGGAAAAAGGGCAGGACGGATTTTCCACTATACGCAGGGCAAGTGACGATTCAATCGTAAAAAATATGGTTGCTGAAGGCTTGCCGTTAGGCGGACTTTGGTACAGTGATTATCTGGACGCGAGGTGATCTGATGCATTTAGAGATCCTCGTTGAAGACCAGTCCGGCAAAAAAGCCCTCGATATTCTTGTCCCCAAAATCATCGGGAATGACCATACGTTCAATGTTCACCCTTATAAAGGCATAGGCCGCATTCCGAAGAACCTTGGTGGCAAGGCGGATGTCAGCAAACGCATTCTGCTTGATCAGCTCCCGAAGCCCCTCCGTGGATACGGGAACACTTTTGCTAATTATCCAGCCGGGTATCCGGCTGCCGTCATTCTTGTCTGCGATCTTGATGACAAGTGTCTCAAAACATTTCGCCAAGAGCTTTTAGCTATTTTGAATGTCTGCAACCCCAAACCTGAGACCCGTTTTTGCATCTGCATTGAAGAAGGTGAGGCCTGGTTTCTTGGCGACATTCCGGCGATCAGATCAGCTTATCCAAAAGCCAAACACGCTGTCTTGAATGCATACGTAAATGATTCCATTTGCGGCACCTGGGAGCGCTTGGCAGATGCCGTATATAAAGGTGGTTCAACCGCACTTTCAGCAAAAGGCTGGCAATCTGTCGGTGCTGAGAAATCGCAGTGGGCTGAAAAGATTTCCCCGTACATGGATGTAACAAATAATGCTTCCCCAAGTTTTGCTTATTTCCGGCAAAAGTTGCTTGAACTCTCTGGATCAACGAAATGAGTACAGGGCTTTCAAAAAAGGGATTCTCTGTGGCCTGTCTTAACTCACTGGCCTATTTCTGGTCCAAGAAAACGCCGGGAACGGCCGCCCGGGATCTGGATCGCATCATCAACCACTATCTGACCCGCTGGGACAAAAACAAGGTGTGGCTGACCGGTGTGGCCCTGATCAGCCCCAGCCTCCATTCCGATTTCGAGATCTCGATCAGTTCCTGGCGGGGAAATTCAAAGCGGGAGCCTAAGTATCCGTTGCTTCCGGAACTGACCAAATCCGAGGCCTATCCCGTATTGTGCCTGGCCGGAGATGATGATGATGATGACTGCCTTTGCAAGAATCTCAACCTTACAGGGGTAAAATCAGTCTTGCTTCCGGGAGGACACCATCTGGGCGGAGATTATGACAGACTCGTTGACACCCTTGTTCTGGGCCTTGAAAAGCAAAGAGGTAAGCTATGAAAAACACAATAAAACCTTTCCTTGGTTTGACACTCAGCCTGGCACTGTTCGCAGGCGCCGCATTTCTGATGCACAGGGAGCTTTCTGTGTATCATTTCAACGAGGTGATTGCCACTTTTCGAAGTATTCCTTTGGAAATCCGGTTTTCCGCCTTTTTTTTAACCTTTATCAGTTACGCTGTCCTGACGGGCTATGACACCCTTGGGCTGAAATATATTCATAATACTTTGCCCTACCCGAAAATCGCCCTGGCCTCCTTCACCGGTTATGCCTTCAGCAACAACATCGGACTGTCAATGATAGCAGGCGCTTCGGTGCGGTACAGACTGTATACGGCATGGGGGCTTTCAAGTTTCGATATCGCAAAGGTGGTGGGATTCTGTGCCGTCACCACATGGTTGGGTTTTTCTCTTTTGAACGGCCTGGCCCTTGTGGCCCACCCCGGACTTCTGGGTGCCGCTGTTCACATCACGCCATGGCTGATCCGGCTTCTGGGCCTGTGCTTTATAATTATAGTCGCAGGGTACCTGGCTTTTTCCCTGGGTGGAAAGAAGATGTTTTCTCTTCGGGGTCGTGAAATCCGCGTGCCTGACACTTTTATCGCCTTTTCCCAGGTCGTGCTGGGTGTTCTGGACTGGACCCTGGCCGGCATGGTTCTCTATCTGCTGCTGTCCCATTTTGCCGATCTGTCCCTTCCGGGGTTCCTGACGGTCTACCTGGTCTCACAATTGGCGGCTCTGTTCAGCCAGGTGCCGGGCGGACTGGGTGTATTTGAATCACTCATGGTCATGTCCCTGTCTGCACAGATTCCGGCGCCCCACATCCTGGGGGCTCTGATTGCTTTCCGGGTGATTTACTACTGGATTCCCCTGGGGATTGCGGCTCTTCTTCTGGGAGGCCAGGAGCTGCTTCGCGGAAAAAAACACACCACAAAACTGATATCCCTGTTCGACCGCTGGGTATCCCCCATGATACCCAGTGTATTGGGATTCACGGTGCTCCTCGGGGGAGCCATCCTGCTGTTTTCCGGGGCGACACCGGGCCTGGAGCCACGGATTGAGCACCTGAAGGAATTTTTCCCCCTGCCTTTCATCGAAGTCTCCCATTTTCTGGGAAGCATTGCAGGGATGGGCCTTCTTCTGCTTGGACGGGGCCTTCAGCGGCGTCTTGACGCGGCATATATACTCAGTGTAATTCTGCTTTTCCTGGGCATTGCGGCCTCCCTGGTCAAAGGGTTTGACTATGAAGAAGCTGCTGCACTTGCCGTAATTCTGGCAGCCCTGCTGCCCAGCCGCAGGCATTTTTACAGAAAAGCATCCCTGTTCAGCCAGAAATTCAGCCCGGGATGGACCACGGCTCTTTTGATTATCCTTGTATCATCCACCTGGCTGGGATTTTACGCCTACCGCCATGTTGAATATGCAGACGCCCTGTGGTGGCAGTTTACCTTTAAAGGAAATGCGGCCCGTTTCCTGCGGGCCACCCTGGGCGTGTCGGTCATGGGGCTGTTTTTCGCCCTGGCCCGTCTGATGAAACCCGGTATGCCCAAGGCCCGGTTTCCCAATGACGATGAGTTAAAAACAGACATCCTGCCCATCGTGCGCCGGTCGGAAAGCGCCACGGCAAATCTGGCCCTTCTGGGCGACAAAATGATTCACATGAACCAGAACAAAAACGCCTTTATCATGTACGGCGTTGAAGGAAAAAGCTGGGTCTCCATGGGTGATCCCGTGGGGCCGGTGACGACCTGGCCGGATCTGATCTGGCGGTTCCGGGAATTGGTTGATCAGGCCGGCGGATGGCCCGTGTTTTATCAGATAAGCCATGAATGGCTCCATATGTACCTGGATATGGGATTTACCATGGTTAAGCTCGGTGAAGAAGCCCGGGTTCCCCTTGAAACCTTCAATATTGACGGCCATTCCCGGAAAAATTTAAGAAGCTGCAAAAACAAATTTGAAAAAACGGGATACGTGTTCACCGTTCTTGAGCCGGATCAGGTCCGGCTTCGCATGGAAGAGCTCAAGGCCGTTTCCGATGCCTGGCTTGAGATAAAAAGCGGTAGGGAAAAGGGATTTTCCCTGGGTTTTTTCAGTCCGGATTATCTATCCATGAACCCCGTGGCCATTGTGGAAAAGGACGGAAAGATCGAAGCCTTTGCCAATCTGTGGCAAAATGCCGGAAAGCAGGAACTCTCGGTGGATCTCATGCGGTTTACACCCGGTGCACCCAACGGTACCATGGATTACCTGTTCACGGCGATCATGCTCTGGGGCA is drawn from uncultured Desulfobacter sp. and contains these coding sequences:
- a CDS encoding AAA family ATPase is translated as MALIEGLRIQNYRSLRDISMGRIGTDSTLRSADPLSPLTVVIGKNGVGKSSIFDAFGFLADCMETDLETACNARNRGGYDKLISSGIDQSITITIYYRESKNDRPITYEVSVAKEEKTELPIVLSERLRQRAKSSGGSGRPRSFLNLEKGKGSVYVGDDALEGDEASKRIVEFDPHKLAIVSLAEQFSENPRIAQFKKFIQSWYLSYFTPDSARKIPQAGVQKHLNLHGDNIGNVVQYMERNHPIVFKRILEEISKKIPGIGTIEPYRDRITNNLYLLFKDKGFAKPFTQQQMSDGTLKMFSYLLLLNDQEPAPFICIEEPENGLYHKLLETLAREFRGHATGRKGASQIFITTHQPYFVDALEPHEVWILEKGQDGFSTIRRASDDSIVKNMVAEGLPLGGLWYSDYLDAR
- a CDS encoding AcvB/VirJ family lysyl-phosphatidylglycerol hydrolase; its protein translation is MSTGLSKKGFSVACLNSLAYFWSKKTPGTAARDLDRIINHYLTRWDKNKVWLTGVALISPSLHSDFEISISSWRGNSKREPKYPLLPELTKSEAYPVLCLAGDDDDDDCLCKNLNLTGVKSVLLPGGHHLGGDYDRLVDTLVLGLEKQRGKL
- the mprF gene encoding bifunctional lysylphosphatidylglycerol flippase/synthetase MprF, producing MKNTIKPFLGLTLSLALFAGAAFLMHRELSVYHFNEVIATFRSIPLEIRFSAFFLTFISYAVLTGYDTLGLKYIHNTLPYPKIALASFTGYAFSNNIGLSMIAGASVRYRLYTAWGLSSFDIAKVVGFCAVTTWLGFSLLNGLALVAHPGLLGAAVHITPWLIRLLGLCFIIIVAGYLAFSLGGKKMFSLRGREIRVPDTFIAFSQVVLGVLDWTLAGMVLYLLLSHFADLSLPGFLTVYLVSQLAALFSQVPGGLGVFESLMVMSLSAQIPAPHILGALIAFRVIYYWIPLGIAALLLGGQELLRGKKHTTKLISLFDRWVSPMIPSVLGFTVLLGGAILLFSGATPGLEPRIEHLKEFFPLPFIEVSHFLGSIAGMGLLLLGRGLQRRLDAAYILSVILLFLGIAASLVKGFDYEEAAALAVILAALLPSRRHFYRKASLFSQKFSPGWTTALLIILVSSTWLGFYAYRHVEYADALWWQFTFKGNAARFLRATLGVSVMGLFFALARLMKPGMPKARFPNDDELKTDILPIVRRSESATANLALLGDKMIHMNQNKNAFIMYGVEGKSWVSMGDPVGPVTTWPDLIWRFRELVDQAGGWPVFYQISHEWLHMYLDMGFTMVKLGEEARVPLETFNIDGHSRKNLRSCKNKFEKTGYVFTVLEPDQVRLRMEELKAVSDAWLEIKSGREKGFSLGFFSPDYLSMNPVAIVEKDGKIEAFANLWQNAGKQELSVDLMRFTPGAPNGTMDYLFTAIMLWGRQAGYAWFNLGMAPFSGIEASHVAPFWNRLGAFVFNHGETVYNFHGLRQYKEKFDPVWSPRYLAAPGGLAMPVVFTNLASLISGGVKGLLLH